A stretch of Pseudomonas sp. LRP2-20 DNA encodes these proteins:
- the paaG gene encoding 2-(1,2-epoxy-1,2-dihydrophenyl)acetyl-CoA isomerase PaaG, whose amino-acid sequence MTFEHIVFSIEDGVAFLALNRPEQLNSFNTQMHLEVREALKQVRQSSEVRVLLLTGEGRGFCAGQDLSDRNVAPGAAMPDLGESIERFYNPLVRTLRDLPLPVICAVNGVAAGAGANIPLACDLVLAARSASFIQAFCKIGLVPDSGGTWLLPRLVGMARAKALAMLGERLSAEQAERWGLIHRVVDDAELRDEALALARHLASQPTYGLALIKRSLNASFDNGFDQQLELERDLQRLAGRSEDYREGVSAFMNKRTPAFKGR is encoded by the coding sequence ATGACTTTCGAGCACATTGTGTTTTCCATCGAGGACGGCGTGGCCTTCCTCGCGCTGAACCGCCCCGAGCAGCTGAACAGTTTCAACACGCAGATGCACCTGGAAGTGCGCGAAGCCCTCAAGCAGGTACGCCAGAGCAGCGAGGTCCGGGTCCTGTTGCTGACCGGTGAAGGCCGCGGCTTCTGCGCCGGCCAGGACCTGTCCGACCGTAACGTCGCACCCGGTGCGGCCATGCCCGACCTGGGCGAATCCATCGAGCGGTTCTACAACCCGCTGGTGCGCACCCTGCGCGACCTGCCACTGCCGGTGATCTGCGCCGTCAATGGCGTGGCCGCCGGTGCCGGCGCCAACATTCCGCTGGCCTGCGACCTGGTGCTGGCCGCCCGCTCGGCAAGCTTCATCCAGGCGTTCTGCAAGATCGGCCTGGTGCCCGATTCCGGCGGTACCTGGCTGCTGCCACGGCTGGTCGGCATGGCCCGGGCCAAGGCATTGGCCATGCTCGGCGAGCGCCTGAGCGCGGAGCAGGCCGAGCGCTGGGGCCTGATCCACCGTGTGGTCGACGATGCCGAGCTGCGTGACGAGGCCCTTGCCCTCGCCCGCCACCTGGCCAGTCAGCCAACCTACGGCCTGGCCCTGATCAAGCGCAGCCTCAACGCCAGCTTCGACAACGGCTTTGACCAGCAGCTCGAGCTTGAACGTGACCTGCAACGGCTGGCCGGGCGCAGCGAGGACTACCGCGAAGGCGTCAGCGCCTTCATGAACAAGCGCACCCCTGCATTCAAAGGCCGTTGA
- the paaH gene encoding 3-hydroxyacyl-CoA dehydrogenase PaaH yields MKPLDSNALVAVIGAGAMGAGIAQVAAQAGHPVKLYDNRPGAAAEAVAGIDRQLGRLVEKGKLQPAAREAISARLQPIVAIEALADAKLVIEAIVENLQVKQQLLRQLEGLCGQDCILASNTSSLSITSLAAGLQRPQQVVGMHFFNPAPLMALVEIVSGLATEPAIASTLYDTAKAWGKKPVHTRSTPGFIVNRVARPFYAESLRLLQEGAADCATLDALLRDAGGFRMGAFELTDLIGHDVNYAVTCSVFDAFYGDFRFQPSLVQKELVDAGRLGRKSGQGFYSYADGAERPAVAELHSSANAECCVVEGNLGAMQPLLARLRDNGLVITERAGNGLLRTGDATLALSDGRLASHRAREDGLRNLVLVDLAQDYQAATRIAISWSADTTAAARDQAVALLQRAGLKVTGIADLPGLVVLRTVAMLANEAADAVLQGVGSAADIDLAMCAGVNYPRGPLAWAEQLGVDYTLRVLEHLQASYGESRYRPSLLLRRSREQGANLHD; encoded by the coding sequence ATGAAGCCACTCGACAGCAACGCCCTGGTGGCGGTGATCGGTGCCGGTGCCATGGGGGCCGGTATTGCCCAGGTCGCGGCCCAGGCCGGTCACCCGGTGAAACTCTATGACAACCGCCCTGGCGCCGCCGCCGAGGCGGTAGCCGGCATCGATCGCCAACTCGGGCGCCTGGTGGAAAAAGGCAAACTGCAGCCAGCCGCACGTGAAGCGATCAGCGCACGGCTGCAGCCTATAGTCGCTATCGAAGCCCTGGCCGACGCCAAGCTGGTGATCGAGGCCATCGTCGAGAACCTGCAGGTCAAGCAGCAACTGCTGCGGCAACTGGAGGGCCTGTGCGGGCAGGACTGCATCCTCGCCAGCAATACCTCGTCGCTATCGATCACCAGCCTTGCGGCAGGCCTGCAACGGCCACAGCAGGTGGTCGGCATGCACTTCTTCAACCCGGCACCACTGATGGCGCTGGTGGAGATCGTTTCTGGCCTGGCAACCGAGCCTGCTATCGCCAGCACGCTGTATGACACCGCCAAAGCCTGGGGCAAAAAGCCTGTGCACACGCGCTCTACCCCTGGCTTCATCGTCAACCGCGTGGCCCGGCCGTTCTATGCCGAAAGCCTGCGCCTGCTGCAGGAAGGTGCCGCCGATTGCGCAACGCTCGATGCCCTGCTGCGCGACGCCGGCGGCTTTCGCATGGGCGCATTCGAACTGACCGACCTGATCGGCCATGACGTCAACTACGCCGTTACCTGCTCGGTCTTCGACGCGTTCTATGGTGACTTCCGCTTCCAGCCCTCGCTGGTGCAGAAGGAGCTGGTGGATGCCGGGCGCCTGGGGCGCAAGAGCGGCCAAGGCTTCTACAGCTACGCCGATGGCGCCGAACGCCCAGCGGTGGCCGAACTGCACAGTTCGGCAAACGCCGAATGCTGCGTGGTCGAAGGCAACCTGGGGGCCATGCAGCCGCTGCTGGCGCGCTTGCGTGACAACGGCCTGGTCATTACCGAGCGGGCAGGCAACGGCCTGCTGCGCACCGGTGACGCCACCCTGGCCCTGTCCGACGGCCGCCTGGCCAGCCATCGGGCCCGTGAAGATGGCCTGCGCAACCTGGTGCTGGTCGACCTCGCACAGGACTACCAGGCCGCCACACGCATCGCCATCAGCTGGTCAGCCGACACCACTGCCGCGGCGCGTGACCAGGCGGTGGCGCTGCTGCAGCGCGCCGGCTTGAAGGTGACCGGCATTGCCGACCTGCCCGGCCTGGTGGTGCTGCGTACCGTGGCCATGCTCGCCAACGAAGCGGCCGACGCGGTGCTGCAGGGTGTTGGCAGCGCCGCCGACATCGACCTGGCCATGTGCGCCGGGGTCAATTACCCGCGTGGCCCGCTGGCCTGGGCCGAGCAGCTTGGCGTCGATTACACCCTGCGCGTGCTGGAACACCTGCAAGCCAGTTACGGCGAAAGCCGCTACCGGCCTTCCCTGCTGCTACGGCGCAGCCGCGAACAAGGAGCAAACCTGCATGACTGA
- the paaI gene encoding hydroxyphenylacetyl-CoA thioesterase PaaI: MTDLQRHPDELAQACAAAMYARDPATQGLGITLLDIGPGRARLSMPVRADMLQGHGTCHGGFLFALADSAFAFACNSHDKATVAQGCSIDYVAPALAGDVLSAAAIELSRKGRTGLYDVRIHNQRGELIALFRGKSYQVRGTVLAQETQDD, translated from the coding sequence ATGACTGACCTGCAGCGTCATCCTGATGAGCTGGCCCAGGCCTGTGCCGCGGCAATGTATGCCCGCGACCCGGCCACCCAGGGCCTGGGCATCACCCTGCTCGACATCGGCCCCGGCCGGGCACGCCTGAGCATGCCGGTGCGCGCCGACATGCTGCAAGGCCACGGCACCTGCCATGGCGGCTTCCTGTTCGCCCTGGCCGACTCGGCGTTTGCCTTTGCCTGCAACAGCCACGACAAGGCCACGGTGGCCCAGGGCTGCAGCATCGACTATGTCGCCCCAGCGCTGGCAGGCGACGTGCTCAGCGCTGCAGCGATCGAACTCAGCCGTAAAGGCCGCACCGGCCTGTACGACGTGCGCATCCACAACCAGCGCGGCGAGCTGATCGCCCTGTTCCGCGGCAAATCCTACCAAGTGCGCGGCACCGTGCTCGCGCAGGAGACCCAAGATGACTGA